A region of the Dasypus novemcinctus isolate mDasNov1 chromosome X, mDasNov1.1.hap2, whole genome shotgun sequence genome:
TGATACAGAAGTTATGGCTGTTCAGTCCTTACATGTCTCCAAGGGAACCTGGAACCATGTCTGACCCTTGACCAATTCCTGGGAATGGGGACCTAGGAATGTTCTTTATGTTAATGGTCAATGATTATGTTTTGTGCACCTGGAGCAATAGATGATGGGGTATCAGCTTGTCACGGTTGCTTTGCACAAATATCAAGATTGATGATGGGCACCCGGTTCCATTGTCGAGCTCCTGAGTGTCATTTGTCCTGGCTGCTCATATAGCGtgatgtgcatgtgtgagcagcTCCCAGTAAAAAACCTTGGACCCCTAGGTGTAAATAAGCTCCCCTGGGCAGAGACATTCCACACATGTCCCTGTTGTTGGCTGCTGGAGAGAAAGCACATCCTGTGTGGCACCAGGTGGGGCCGTACTCGAAAACCTGTGCCTAACCTCTCCGGTTTCCACCTGATACATGTATTTATCCTGTGTCTCTCTTGGCCTGTGTCCTTTGGCTCTAGTAAACCTTAGCCCTGAGTCTAACCTGCTATTGAGACTTGTGAGCGCTTCTAGTGAATTGGCAAACTTGAGGGTGGCCTTGGTACCTATGAGACATAAGGGACTAGTGCAGTGCCTGACAAATAGTGCATGCTCAGTAGATGCTAGCTGCTGGCATTGAAATTATGCCTGCTAGATGCTATATGGGGCCAACTGCACTTTCCTAGAATATAGGCTTGGGGTCCAGGATTTTGCCTGATTTTCTCAATCATGTCCTTAGAAGGAGGTAAGTTCGACATCTCATTAATGGAAAGTGAAAGGATTTAACTCCAAGGCTCTGCCTCTGGCCTCCTACCCCTGCTGATCAGAGACAGATGGGGGAGGTAACTTCTGGGAAAATGGGACCTTCTAACTGGGACCTTCTGAGAATGTGCACCagctccaactcttttttttaaaaaaaaacattttgaaggaTAACAAAAAGAATTAAGAGCCTTGTTGAGAGTTATGGAGACTGAAACACTTGGATGGATGTTGTGGAGCCCCAGGTGTGGCTGCTGCAGGCTGCACAAGCCCATGCCTCTCTAGATAGCAGCCACAGGAGGCAGTGGTGTTAGCAGTTTCCGCAACTCAGACAGAACCAAGCATGTTGAGTCATTTCCACCAACCTCTGGGCACCTCAGAAAAAGAGTCAGTCTTAAGCCGGTAAGACTGCatgtagggggaagcagattggctcaaatgattggactcccgtctaccacatggggtctcctggtgaaggcgagctggcctgtgcagagagcagTCCGCgcggagagctgatacaataagatgatgaaaaaaaaaaagactgcatataaacattgaaaaaataaacttaaatggGTTGGAACTTCAATTGAGGGCTAATCCAAGGGAAGGAAGAGTTCACGTTACCCATCTTTGCAATTCCATTCCAGCTttatatgcatgtgtgtttgtggTTCCCATTCAAGTGACCGGATCTGAGTAAGATACATCAAAAGCTGTACCTTATGCCTCTAAAATGCAATAATAATTACAGTAATAATCATTTGCTATATCATGCCTTTAATGACTTTTTTTGAAAGAGTGAATTGCTTCCAAGATAGATAGGGCTAATCTCAATAGTGATCACAGGTAGATTTTCCCTCTTTCAGGGACTTGTAGGATAGAGAGCATGAAATAGTATGTTGGTATGTTTACTTCTTCACggttggattttatttttattgagccTTTCATTATCATGGGCACCTATATGCAAAACTTCATTGCACCTTATGTTACAAATAATGGTTATTTCCCTCTCACTGTCCTCACTATCGTATGTCATCAAATCGCTGTCACATACATATTCATAGTATTCCTTGTCCATGGAAGCTGTCTTATGAAAGGACCTGTAATAAGACTTCATTTCTCTTGAAAATGTTTGGTTTGGGGCAATTTTCTTCTTAGTTGCAGCAATATTACTGACCAAAGCCTCATCAGAAGTGTTGCAAACAAGACATCTTTCCCTAAAAGTTTGGCAGGGCTTTGTTCCTTGAGGCCTGCATAGCATATCTGTCCTGTTTGTATTACCTTGCCTTCTGGGATTGGGATGTCTGGGTGGCTTGGCAACTTTCTGGAGGCTGACTGATTTGGGTGGAAACGTTTTATTTTGTGGAGGAGAAAGGCAAGGTAATTTGGCTGGCCTGGTGGAATATTGTAGATTAGTTGACCAATGTTGTCTGACTGGCTTATCTGGATAGGATAAACTGGCCTGCCTCTTTAGCTTATGTGGCTTTTTTGGACTGATTCTCCTAGCTGACTTTTCTAGATTGGATGACCTGAGTATTTTTTCTGGACGTGACGATCTGATTAACTTTTCTGCACTGGATGGTATGGATGACTTTTCTGGACTGGGTGTTCTGATTAACTTTTCTGCACTGGATGGTAGGAATGACTTTTCTGTACTTGATGGCCTGATTAATTTTTCTGCACTGGATGGTAAGAATGGCTTTTCTGGATTTGATTGCTTATGTAACTTGCCCATACTGGATGGCGGAGATTGTTTTTCTGGACCGCGTGGACTATATGGACTGGTGGTCTTGGATCCACTGAGTGATGATTTGGATGGACCAACTACTATTGCTTCATTCTGGGTcctgaaaatatagaaaatttgaagTATGACAATTTGAAACAAAAGAATCTTATTGCTATCATCAGAAAATAGGAAACTGTGTCAGTTTAGAGCTTTGGTCTCTTTTTGGTTCTATTAGGAAGACTGAAGACAGTAAGGGCAGGAGAGCAATGACTCAGGTTACAGACATGTTCTcatgttaaatgctttttctttttctttagagcATTTTCCTGTTTCATCCACATTAGGTAACCACATAAACTGTATATGGAATGACAGAGAGTTGTTTCAAATCTACTGctttggggcggggggggagggagggaaggacgAAGGGAGAGAACATATATCTCATTTATTCCAAGTTAAACTAGAAAAAGTATGTCACAATATgataacttaaaataaaaattaactagGCTCTTTAGACCAAAGTCATTGCTTTCCTATTATATTTATGCCATGTTATCTATCCCTGcatatttcatttcaaaatattcccCTACAGCTAAAGGAAGAGGGCACTGGTCTGACATTTGAATCACGTCTTTGGATTGGGAAATTTCTAGGGAACCAGCAGGGACTGAGGTCATGAGAGCAACAACAGTGAACAATTTTTCATGCTATTAAATCTCAAAATAGTAGATTATCCAAAAGGTTGTATTGTCTTGGGAATACAGAGGCccaactccctccctccctcccccatccccactctTCATTCTCCTTATTCATTCTCTCTTATTCATCAGGTACTCATGCCCTCTTTGCCTAGGTTCAatttataatgaaataaatagcCTGAGGTTCAGCTGAACCCTGAATGGGAACTAGCTTTGGCTAAAGTTGATAATATACTTGAGAATATTTAGGAGCTGATATCTTTTAATTGACAGTATTTAGCCACAAGACGTTGGTAACTCTTTGGAAGCTTAAAGTTAGCATTAAGTAACCACAACAACAATGAAACTTCCactatatgtatacacacacatacccccCAAATTTGCTTCTTAATTTAAAGGTGTGCAACTTACATTGTTTCTTTGGGGACATCGTCGCTCATACAATtataatgaagaaaacaaaaacaggtaaAGACGAAGGCTATGATCATAATGCCAATTATTATAACGAGTAGATGCTTCCTAAACATGTCCATTTTGATCTCTATTGATTGACGCTTACTTCCTGTCAAAGAGATTGTCCATGTTTATGATGGCTTGCCGTAATAGGTCAAAATCAAGTTTCATcatcaatgattttttaaagccTGGTCAGTGTTCCACTATtattctcttccctctcttctgCCCCCAGCCACAGTCTAGAAGTTAGATCCGGGAGGGATCTCTGACTGGTCAGTAGCTTTACCTGGTTTACCCCTGCATCATGGCTTGCTCCTCCATTACCTTGGCTTTTCAGTGGGTCTGTATGTTGTGCACATATGTGAGTGCCCTTGAGTgttaatttgtgtgtgtgcatgtgaatgGAAAGGGGATGGGCAAAGGACAAACCCTTGTTGAAAATCTCTATGTTAGATCGTATGACAGAGTCACTCACACGGTATTACCtagtttggtggtggtggtgtaggAGGACTGGCTGGGCAAGGGGAGTGAAGGGGAACCATAAGCCTGTACACTTTGTGCTTATATGTTGCTAGAATTTTTCCCACAGAAACAAAACCATCAGCCACTGTCCTAGAAATTCTTGAAGCGCTACTCAAGTTAACATAAAAGAAATAGCAGATTTCGTAAACATAAGTTagcttcttgatgaattgactgAATGCTCTCAGAGGCTGAATCACgtccccccacaaaaggcatgtggCAGAGTCCCAACCGCTGGTTccgtttgtaaataggacctttgcgGATGTAATGAGCTAAGGTGTGCCCACACTGAATGAGGGTGCGCCTTAATCCAagatggctgaagtccttataagcaaaggaaattgggcatggaaaaagagaagcaatggggaacagccagaagctgaaagtcaaggaaacccggaagagaaagagggagatgCCGCCACATACGttgtcatgtgatggaaaagccaaggaaccccaaagattgctgaccAGCCTGAAGATACTGACCCTGGGAGAAAGttagccttctagcctctgaaacctcgagtcagtaaattcctgttgttaagccaaaccaGTGTATGTTTTAGCAACCAGGAAACGAATACAAGCGTCAATTATAATAGATCGGAATGTATAAATTTTAAGGTTAGGCACCTACCTGTAGTAGTAATAGTAGCGGCGgtggtggtgttggtggtggtggtagcattAGTAGATACATTACTGGATACATTACTATGGTTTGTATTAAAAGAATGGTTTGTCCAAAAGGACAGAAGTAGGACATAAATGAAAAGATTCATGTCCAGGACTTGTTCAAATGTTTCTTCTAATAAGGTAACTACTGTGTTTTGTATGGGTCACTGTGTTCTGGTGGTTTATGACATGGTCATTTCCTGCCATATTCTGATGTCATAATCTCACCATAGGGAGGCATAAGCTTCTGAGTACAAAGTTCACACAATGACTTCAAATCATTGGTTTCTCTTTTGCACTTAATACTCTATCAAACTCATATCAAGAAAATTGAGGCATTATTAAGCACAGACGGAAATGTGTAGAGAAGGTAGGGAAAAATGAGATCACTCTAGAAATTCAAGAGCTAGTTCTCCTTAGTAAATGGTAAGGAGGCACTTTGCAGTCTTTTGGTAGTTCTTGAGTCTTATATTATAGGGGTGAAATCCTAGGGTATAAGTCCATATGAATTTTTCTGAATAAAATTAAGATTTTGAAGAGTCCCTCAATCTGTTATTGAGCAGCTGTTAGCCATTAGGTTGAAGCTCTGTCccatcattcaacaaatatttatagagtgTTCCcctatgccagacactgtgcttaatgctacagttataaaaatgacCGCAGTAAAAATCCTGGTGCTCATGGAACTTACACTCAAGTAGAGAATACAAGTAAGTACAAGATGGTGTGAAATGGACTATAAGAACACCAAGCACAGGGACTGGGGAGAGGAAGCTCATTCTAATAGTGGTGGGAAAAAATGTATTAGAAGGGAGCTCAGTCTGTTGGTGGGGGCATCAGTtgggaagaagaaaaatagatggTCACCTTATCTTAGGTATCGAGGACGGAAATAATGATTTCCGAGGACGGATGAATTTTGAGAGATATTAAGAAGGTTGAATTGATGTGATTTGGTTCTTAATTGGTTGGagcagggaaggaaagggaagagtcaaggacAACTCAGGGTTCTGGCTTGGACAACTGAGTGGCTGTTGTTCCCATTCATGGACATAGAGGGCACAGGAGAAGTTGCAGTTTGAGGGGTAAGGGGGTGGTAGAAATTGATGAGTTCAATTTGGGGCATGTTGAGCTTGAGGTTCCTGTGAGATATCCAAGTACAGATATCCAGGAGCCAGTTAAGTATATGGATTTTGAGTCCAAGCCGTGCATTCAGACAGGAGTCGTCATTATCTAGAATAGGGGTTATTAATTCTTTTTGTACCACTGGCAGTCTGGTGAAGCCTATGGATCCCTTAGAATATTTTTACAGGCATAAAATGAAACCCATAGGATTACAATGGAAATCAATTACATTGAAATTGAGTTCTCAAACACAAAAAGTGTGATAAAGTATTAAATGTAATTACTGACACAAAATGAGACCTAGTAGTGGATCTAATGACTATtataaagtgaaataataatatgCATAAACAATATATTGAGATATCTGCAACACCATTCATGGATGAATATATCTGTGATTTCTGTTAGTGGCCTAGTCACAGATAGTGGTTATACTGCTGTGGTATGTTGCTTACAGCCATAACTGGGAAAAACACTAAATTGTCATTAGAAACTAGTGAAAATAAaagtctctgtttttttttttttaaagatttatttttatttatttaattctcctcccctcccccagttgtctgtcttctgtgtcttttttttgctgcgtcttgtttctttgtccgcttctgttgttgtcagcggcacgggaagtgtgggcagcaccattcctgggcaggctacaccttcctttgcgctgggcggctctccccacgggtgcactccttgcgcgtggggctcccctacgcgggggacacccctgtgtggcacggcaccccctgcgcgcatcagcaccgcgcatgggcgagctccacacaggtgaaggaggcctggggtttgaaccgcggacctcccatgtggtagagggatgccctaaccactgggccaaagtccatttcccaaaagtCTCTGTTTTTATCCATTCAAGTTTACAAATCTCCTGAATTCTACTCATGTACCCAAGTCAGAAACTAAAGACCATTGGAGTCCATGAGAATGGATATGATCAACCCAAGGAGAGAAGGTAGAGAGAAAAAAGTGCCTAGGACCAAACCCCAAGGAGCTCGGCTATTTAGAATGTGGGTAAAGGAGGTTTATCTAGCAAAGGAAATCAAGAAGTGGTCAGGGAGTGGGGAGGAAAACCAGAAGagaatttttctttaataatgattTCCCTTAATAATAAAACATTCCTATGGTAGCTGACGTgttcattaagtgaaaaaaaaaagaatcctccaAAGACTACTACTGGGGAAGGTGGCTGTACATCAGGGCTGCTACATGACACTCATTCAGCGTGCTGAGGAATTTTCCCTGACAACCATATTCTGTCCATATACAACTAATGGATCAGCACCTACTGTTCAAGTAGGTGACATCTCAGAGTGCTGAAGTTTAAGCCCCTAAAGCAGAGCCATGAAACCCTTTGTTTCCAACATGCTTGTCTCACTTTGCTCGGCCTGTCCTCTGCCCGCCCTAGTTTCAGCACTCCACAGGACAAAGGTAGCCTACTGGTAGGTAAAGAGCCTACCGGTTCTTTCAGCTTTGTGTTGCATCCCCATGACTTATCACGAAGTCATTCTCAACTCTTTACTGAAGGCCTCCTATCTGCCACTGGGGTTTCAGTGGTAAAGACGATTGAGTGGGGAAGATGGACATTAGGCACAGACAAACTGTGGTAGTGGTTTATAAATGTGCTAAGAGAGCCGCGGATAGCAGGTTCAAGGGGGTCAGGGAATACTGGGGCTCAGGTCTGAAAGATGTGTGGGAGTGAATTCTGAGAAAACGAAAGAGGAGAATGGCCTAGACAGAAGAGCTTAATGGACATGCAAAGGCCCTGTGCTTGGGAGGGAAAGTGGCAAGttggagaaatgaaaaggaaattggTAGAGTAttgagagggaggaggggagaaggcaaGGAGGCTGGAGATGTTTGAGCCTTGTAGGCCAAGCTAAGAACTTTACACTTGAGTCTAAGAATAACGGGGGGCCcactgaagaatttttttttgccaGGGAGACACATAAGATCTGTGTTTTAGAAAAACCTCTTTGGCTATGGCAGGGAATAGATTGGAGGGGCATAAGTGGAAGAGAGTTGGAGGACCAACCAGAGGCTGTTACAGTGGTCCTGGTGAGAGAGGATGGTGGCTTGGAATAGGTGGTGGTGATGAAGATGGAGAATAACAGACGGATTTGGGAAGTATTCTGGTGGTTGGATAAACAGGACTTGATGATGGACAAGATACGTGGCATACAGGGAAGAGAAGTACCCAGGATGATTCGTTCATCCAGTAAAAAAAGATGTTGAGTGGCTATTTTGTGACAAGAAGCTCTGCATTAGGTGCTGAGAATGCAAAtagacatggtccctgccctctAGGAGTTTAAAATCTAAAGAGGGAGTCAGGCATGAAAATAAGCAATCACAAGAGTTATGTAATGTCTTGCATCTCTTATGTCACAGGGACACAAAAAAGGAGCATCTACTCTGATTTGGCGCTCTGAGGGAAATGACTCTTAAACTGaagtggtttttgtttgttgtttcccCCCTGCAGATGACTCCCTCGTCTATCTGTtcgttgtctgcttgctgtgtctgctcattgtctgctcgttgtctctgctcatctttctttaggagacactgggaactgaacccaggacctcccatgtgggaggcgggtgcccaattgcttaagctacacctgctctgtgcttgttgtgccagctcattgTGTCaggttgtcttctttaggaggcactgggaactgaacccaggacctcccatgtgggaggcgggcatccaattgcttgagccacatctgctccctgttaatgtttttttttaaggatttaattatatttatttctccccacccccttgttttgcatttgctgtgtctgtttgttgtgtactgatcttctttttaggaggcactgggaaccaaacccaggacgttccatgtgggagagaggtacctaattgcttgagccacctccactcctgctttgttgtgtctttcattatgttttcctctttgtgtttcttgttgcatcagctcactgcacctgcccatcatgtcagcttgctgtcatgctcatcttcttttaggaggtaccgggaactgaacccaagagctcccatgtggtaggcaggagctcaattgctagagccacatcctcttccctccctgttttttttttttttaaagatttattactcccccccttgcggcttgttcctttctttgctgtctt
Encoded here:
- the CXHXorf66 gene encoding uncharacterized protein CXorf66 homolog produces the protein MNLFIYVLLLSFWTNHSFNTNHSNVSSNVSTNATTTTNTTTAATITTTGSKRQSIEIKMDMFRKHLLVIIIGIMIIAFVFTCFCFLHYNCMSDDVPKETMTQNEAIVVGPSKSSLSGSKTTSPYSPRGPEKQSPPSSMGKLHKQSNPEKPFLPSSAEKLIRPSSTEKSFLPSSAEKLIRTPSPEKSSIPSSAEKLIRSSRPEKILRSSNLEKSARRISPKKPHKLKRQASLSYPDKPVRQHWSTNLQYSTRPAKLPCLSPPQNKTFPPKSVSLQKVAKPPRHPNPRRQGNTNRTDMLCRPQGTKPCQTFRERCLVCNTSDEALVSNIAATKKKIAPNQTFSREMKSYYRSFHKTASMDKEYYEYVCDSDLMTYDSEDSEREITIICNIRCNEVLHIGAHDNERLNKNKIQP